A stretch of the Salvelinus fontinalis isolate EN_2023a chromosome 22, ASM2944872v1, whole genome shotgun sequence genome encodes the following:
- the LOC129820039 gene encoding glucocorticoid modulatory element-binding protein 1-like isoform X2: MLAGPSVGYTGRMAQTEVTTVSMGDLVVVKATDEENGDDEDSNTQVILQLQPITAGMDESGETDTAVEAYPEATVDGEEVELGYPITCGECKAVLLVKKFVCPGINVKCVKYEDQLISPKQFVRMSGKATLKDWKRAIRMGGVMLRKMMDSGQLDFYEHSTLCTNTCRSTKFDLLINNTRFPPDGSGLTTPISSQAQVVIGNGGQVAMTTEERSEILTGTVEWSSGAVAMETEKKETSEISEETLNFWKGIADVGLMGEVVDNIRTELLEMLRGVQLRSEQAALQDADSCLVEVAVLSNLAQVFGLLDSVKHILNVRREQTDPGEEQVISTLTNLELQLEEQRRQQHFRAQLCHPQPHNNISHTPGGKPTKPKAKRPRLQRPASTTLLSSSLYQPQTATLQPQQFTVLSPISFSSMGQPFSLSGLSGLSGLSMATLGQQNNTVTLHTLPAGAQTFTQYITTMVGADGKTETLTLQPSQGLTLVGTTLQDPSQLGGTMMSPLELVQLTQGEVTVSGEMMVEQPMGQVVESGTMVLHQEGMVQEGLVEGVEDKSQAQTTVTEIDPAPGDQTMGAVMELQLAQEGKAEVGEEGFAMVVHGGMDVTMVSEEGKGGEGMVVQGESENAQGDVLEAGQQSQVEGVELDANGQISCLRIMVIEEETQEEDKAK; this comes from the exons ATGCTAG CTGGGCCTTCGGTAGGCTACACTGGGAGGATGGCACAAACCGAGGTGACAACGGTCTCCATGGGGGACCTGGTGGTGGTGAAGGCTACTGATGAAGAGAATGGTGATGATGAGGACAGCAACACACAGGTCATCCTCCAGCTACAACCAATCACAGCAGG TATGGATGAGtcaggagagacagacacagctgtGGAGGCATACCCAG AAGCCACAGTTGATGGGGAGGAGGTAGAGCTGGGTTATCCCATCACATGTGGAGAGTGTAAAGCTGTGCTGCTGGTCAAGAAGTTTGTCTGTCCTGGAATAAACGTCAAATGTGTCAAG TATGAAGACCAACTGATCAGTCCCAAGCAGTTTGTCCGCATGTCTGGGAAGGCTACACTGAAGGACTGGAAAAGAGCTATCCGGATGGGAGGGGTCATGCTCAG GAAGATGATGGACTCGGGGCAGCTAGACTTCTATGAACACAGCACTCTGTGCACCAACACGTGTCGTAGTACCAAGTTTGACCTACTGATCAACAACACACGCTTCCCCCCTGATGGCAGCGGACTCACCACACCCATCTCCTCACAAG CCCAGGTGGTGATAGGTAATGGTGGCCAGGTTGCCATGACAACAGAGGAGCGGTCAGAGATTCTGACCGGAACAGTGGAGTGGAGTTCAGGGGCTGTAGCCATGGAGACAGAGAAGAAGGAAACCAGTGAGATATCAG AGGAGACGTTGAACTTCTGGAAAGGCATAGCTGACGTGGGCCTGATGGGGGAGGTGGTAGACAACATCAGGACAGAGCTGTTGGAGATGCTGAGAGGAGTGCAGCTACGCAGCGAGCAGGCTGCCCTGCAGGACGCGG ATtcctgtctggtagaggtggCAGTGTTGAGTAACCTGGCCCAGGTGTTTGGCCTGCTGGACTCGGTCAAACACATCCTGAACGTAAGGAGAGAACAGACTGACCCTGGAGAGGAGCAGGTCATTAGCACACTGACCA ACCTGGAGCTGCAGCTGGAGGAACAGAGACGACAGCAGCACTTCAGAGCTCAGCTCTGCCACCCCCAGCCCCACAACAACATCAGTCACACCCCAGGAGGCAAACCCACTAAGCCCAAGGCCAAACGACCTCGCTTGCAGCGGCCAGCctccaccaccctcctctcctcttccctctaccAGCCCCAGACAGCCACCCTGCAGCCCCAGCAGTTCACTGTACTTTCCCCCATTTCATTCTCTTCCATGGGCCAGCCCTTCTCCCTGTCCGGCTTGTCTGGCCTGTCAGGCCTCTCCATGGCCACGCTGGGTCAACAGAACAACACGGTGACCCTCCACACCCTACCCGCTGGCGCCCAGACCTTCACCCAATACATCACCACCATGGTTGGGGCCGACGGCAAGACAGAGACCCTGACCCTCCAACCGTCCCAAGGGCTGACGCTGGTGGGCACCACCCTCCAGGACCCAAGTCAGCTGGGAGGAACCATGATGAGTCCCTTGGAGCTGGTCCAACTCACCCAGGGAGAGGTGACCGTCAGTGGGGAGATGATGGTTGAGCAGCCCATGGGCCAAGTTGTGGAGAGTGGGACAATGGTACTCCACCAGGAGGGGATGGTACAGGAGGGATTGGTGGAGGGAGTAGAGGACAAGAGCCAGGCACAAACGACCGTGACCGAGATCGACCCTGCACCGGGCGACCAGACCATGGGGGCGGTGATGGAGCTACAGCTGGCCCAAGAAGGAAAGGCTGAGGTTGGGGAGGAGGGTTTCGCCATGGTCGTCCATGGTGGGATGGATGTGACCATGGTCtcggaggaggggaagggaggggagggaatgGTGGTTCAGGGGGAGTCAGAGAATGCCCAGGGGGATGTTCTCGAAGCTGGGCAGCAGAGccaggtagagggggtagagctGGATGCTAACGGGCAGATCTCATGCCTAAGGATAATGGTGATCGAGGAGGAGACTCAGGAAGAGGACAAGGCTAAATGA
- the LOC129820039 gene encoding glucocorticoid modulatory element-binding protein 1-like isoform X1 → MLAGPSVGYTGRMAQTEVTTVSMGDLVVVKATDEENGDDEDSNTQVILQLQPITAGMDESGETDTAVEAYPEEATVDGEEVELGYPITCGECKAVLLVKKFVCPGINVKCVKYEDQLISPKQFVRMSGKATLKDWKRAIRMGGVMLRKMMDSGQLDFYEHSTLCTNTCRSTKFDLLINNTRFPPDGSGLTTPISSQAQVVIGNGGQVAMTTEERSEILTGTVEWSSGAVAMETEKKETSEISEETLNFWKGIADVGLMGEVVDNIRTELLEMLRGVQLRSEQAALQDADSCLVEVAVLSNLAQVFGLLDSVKHILNVRREQTDPGEEQVISTLTNLELQLEEQRRQQHFRAQLCHPQPHNNISHTPGGKPTKPKAKRPRLQRPASTTLLSSSLYQPQTATLQPQQFTVLSPISFSSMGQPFSLSGLSGLSGLSMATLGQQNNTVTLHTLPAGAQTFTQYITTMVGADGKTETLTLQPSQGLTLVGTTLQDPSQLGGTMMSPLELVQLTQGEVTVSGEMMVEQPMGQVVESGTMVLHQEGMVQEGLVEGVEDKSQAQTTVTEIDPAPGDQTMGAVMELQLAQEGKAEVGEEGFAMVVHGGMDVTMVSEEGKGGEGMVVQGESENAQGDVLEAGQQSQVEGVELDANGQISCLRIMVIEEETQEEDKAK, encoded by the exons ATGCTAG CTGGGCCTTCGGTAGGCTACACTGGGAGGATGGCACAAACCGAGGTGACAACGGTCTCCATGGGGGACCTGGTGGTGGTGAAGGCTACTGATGAAGAGAATGGTGATGATGAGGACAGCAACACACAGGTCATCCTCCAGCTACAACCAATCACAGCAGG TATGGATGAGtcaggagagacagacacagctgtGGAGGCATACCCAG AAGAAGCCACAGTTGATGGGGAGGAGGTAGAGCTGGGTTATCCCATCACATGTGGAGAGTGTAAAGCTGTGCTGCTGGTCAAGAAGTTTGTCTGTCCTGGAATAAACGTCAAATGTGTCAAG TATGAAGACCAACTGATCAGTCCCAAGCAGTTTGTCCGCATGTCTGGGAAGGCTACACTGAAGGACTGGAAAAGAGCTATCCGGATGGGAGGGGTCATGCTCAG GAAGATGATGGACTCGGGGCAGCTAGACTTCTATGAACACAGCACTCTGTGCACCAACACGTGTCGTAGTACCAAGTTTGACCTACTGATCAACAACACACGCTTCCCCCCTGATGGCAGCGGACTCACCACACCCATCTCCTCACAAG CCCAGGTGGTGATAGGTAATGGTGGCCAGGTTGCCATGACAACAGAGGAGCGGTCAGAGATTCTGACCGGAACAGTGGAGTGGAGTTCAGGGGCTGTAGCCATGGAGACAGAGAAGAAGGAAACCAGTGAGATATCAG AGGAGACGTTGAACTTCTGGAAAGGCATAGCTGACGTGGGCCTGATGGGGGAGGTGGTAGACAACATCAGGACAGAGCTGTTGGAGATGCTGAGAGGAGTGCAGCTACGCAGCGAGCAGGCTGCCCTGCAGGACGCGG ATtcctgtctggtagaggtggCAGTGTTGAGTAACCTGGCCCAGGTGTTTGGCCTGCTGGACTCGGTCAAACACATCCTGAACGTAAGGAGAGAACAGACTGACCCTGGAGAGGAGCAGGTCATTAGCACACTGACCA ACCTGGAGCTGCAGCTGGAGGAACAGAGACGACAGCAGCACTTCAGAGCTCAGCTCTGCCACCCCCAGCCCCACAACAACATCAGTCACACCCCAGGAGGCAAACCCACTAAGCCCAAGGCCAAACGACCTCGCTTGCAGCGGCCAGCctccaccaccctcctctcctcttccctctaccAGCCCCAGACAGCCACCCTGCAGCCCCAGCAGTTCACTGTACTTTCCCCCATTTCATTCTCTTCCATGGGCCAGCCCTTCTCCCTGTCCGGCTTGTCTGGCCTGTCAGGCCTCTCCATGGCCACGCTGGGTCAACAGAACAACACGGTGACCCTCCACACCCTACCCGCTGGCGCCCAGACCTTCACCCAATACATCACCACCATGGTTGGGGCCGACGGCAAGACAGAGACCCTGACCCTCCAACCGTCCCAAGGGCTGACGCTGGTGGGCACCACCCTCCAGGACCCAAGTCAGCTGGGAGGAACCATGATGAGTCCCTTGGAGCTGGTCCAACTCACCCAGGGAGAGGTGACCGTCAGTGGGGAGATGATGGTTGAGCAGCCCATGGGCCAAGTTGTGGAGAGTGGGACAATGGTACTCCACCAGGAGGGGATGGTACAGGAGGGATTGGTGGAGGGAGTAGAGGACAAGAGCCAGGCACAAACGACCGTGACCGAGATCGACCCTGCACCGGGCGACCAGACCATGGGGGCGGTGATGGAGCTACAGCTGGCCCAAGAAGGAAAGGCTGAGGTTGGGGAGGAGGGTTTCGCCATGGTCGTCCATGGTGGGATGGATGTGACCATGGTCtcggaggaggggaagggaggggagggaatgGTGGTTCAGGGGGAGTCAGAGAATGCCCAGGGGGATGTTCTCGAAGCTGGGCAGCAGAGccaggtagagggggtagagctGGATGCTAACGGGCAGATCTCATGCCTAAGGATAATGGTGATCGAGGAGGAGACTCAGGAAGAGGACAAGGCTAAATGA
- the LOC129820039 gene encoding glucocorticoid modulatory element-binding protein 1-like isoform X3 produces the protein MAQTEVTTVSMGDLVVVKATDEENGDDEDSNTQVILQLQPITAGMDESGETDTAVEAYPEEATVDGEEVELGYPITCGECKAVLLVKKFVCPGINVKCVKYEDQLISPKQFVRMSGKATLKDWKRAIRMGGVMLRKMMDSGQLDFYEHSTLCTNTCRSTKFDLLINNTRFPPDGSGLTTPISSQAQVVIGNGGQVAMTTEERSEILTGTVEWSSGAVAMETEKKETSEISEETLNFWKGIADVGLMGEVVDNIRTELLEMLRGVQLRSEQAALQDADSCLVEVAVLSNLAQVFGLLDSVKHILNVRREQTDPGEEQVISTLTNLELQLEEQRRQQHFRAQLCHPQPHNNISHTPGGKPTKPKAKRPRLQRPASTTLLSSSLYQPQTATLQPQQFTVLSPISFSSMGQPFSLSGLSGLSGLSMATLGQQNNTVTLHTLPAGAQTFTQYITTMVGADGKTETLTLQPSQGLTLVGTTLQDPSQLGGTMMSPLELVQLTQGEVTVSGEMMVEQPMGQVVESGTMVLHQEGMVQEGLVEGVEDKSQAQTTVTEIDPAPGDQTMGAVMELQLAQEGKAEVGEEGFAMVVHGGMDVTMVSEEGKGGEGMVVQGESENAQGDVLEAGQQSQVEGVELDANGQISCLRIMVIEEETQEEDKAK, from the exons ATGGCACAAACCGAGGTGACAACGGTCTCCATGGGGGACCTGGTGGTGGTGAAGGCTACTGATGAAGAGAATGGTGATGATGAGGACAGCAACACACAGGTCATCCTCCAGCTACAACCAATCACAGCAGG TATGGATGAGtcaggagagacagacacagctgtGGAGGCATACCCAG AAGAAGCCACAGTTGATGGGGAGGAGGTAGAGCTGGGTTATCCCATCACATGTGGAGAGTGTAAAGCTGTGCTGCTGGTCAAGAAGTTTGTCTGTCCTGGAATAAACGTCAAATGTGTCAAG TATGAAGACCAACTGATCAGTCCCAAGCAGTTTGTCCGCATGTCTGGGAAGGCTACACTGAAGGACTGGAAAAGAGCTATCCGGATGGGAGGGGTCATGCTCAG GAAGATGATGGACTCGGGGCAGCTAGACTTCTATGAACACAGCACTCTGTGCACCAACACGTGTCGTAGTACCAAGTTTGACCTACTGATCAACAACACACGCTTCCCCCCTGATGGCAGCGGACTCACCACACCCATCTCCTCACAAG CCCAGGTGGTGATAGGTAATGGTGGCCAGGTTGCCATGACAACAGAGGAGCGGTCAGAGATTCTGACCGGAACAGTGGAGTGGAGTTCAGGGGCTGTAGCCATGGAGACAGAGAAGAAGGAAACCAGTGAGATATCAG AGGAGACGTTGAACTTCTGGAAAGGCATAGCTGACGTGGGCCTGATGGGGGAGGTGGTAGACAACATCAGGACAGAGCTGTTGGAGATGCTGAGAGGAGTGCAGCTACGCAGCGAGCAGGCTGCCCTGCAGGACGCGG ATtcctgtctggtagaggtggCAGTGTTGAGTAACCTGGCCCAGGTGTTTGGCCTGCTGGACTCGGTCAAACACATCCTGAACGTAAGGAGAGAACAGACTGACCCTGGAGAGGAGCAGGTCATTAGCACACTGACCA ACCTGGAGCTGCAGCTGGAGGAACAGAGACGACAGCAGCACTTCAGAGCTCAGCTCTGCCACCCCCAGCCCCACAACAACATCAGTCACACCCCAGGAGGCAAACCCACTAAGCCCAAGGCCAAACGACCTCGCTTGCAGCGGCCAGCctccaccaccctcctctcctcttccctctaccAGCCCCAGACAGCCACCCTGCAGCCCCAGCAGTTCACTGTACTTTCCCCCATTTCATTCTCTTCCATGGGCCAGCCCTTCTCCCTGTCCGGCTTGTCTGGCCTGTCAGGCCTCTCCATGGCCACGCTGGGTCAACAGAACAACACGGTGACCCTCCACACCCTACCCGCTGGCGCCCAGACCTTCACCCAATACATCACCACCATGGTTGGGGCCGACGGCAAGACAGAGACCCTGACCCTCCAACCGTCCCAAGGGCTGACGCTGGTGGGCACCACCCTCCAGGACCCAAGTCAGCTGGGAGGAACCATGATGAGTCCCTTGGAGCTGGTCCAACTCACCCAGGGAGAGGTGACCGTCAGTGGGGAGATGATGGTTGAGCAGCCCATGGGCCAAGTTGTGGAGAGTGGGACAATGGTACTCCACCAGGAGGGGATGGTACAGGAGGGATTGGTGGAGGGAGTAGAGGACAAGAGCCAGGCACAAACGACCGTGACCGAGATCGACCCTGCACCGGGCGACCAGACCATGGGGGCGGTGATGGAGCTACAGCTGGCCCAAGAAGGAAAGGCTGAGGTTGGGGAGGAGGGTTTCGCCATGGTCGTCCATGGTGGGATGGATGTGACCATGGTCtcggaggaggggaagggaggggagggaatgGTGGTTCAGGGGGAGTCAGAGAATGCCCAGGGGGATGTTCTCGAAGCTGGGCAGCAGAGccaggtagagggggtagagctGGATGCTAACGGGCAGATCTCATGCCTAAGGATAATGGTGATCGAGGAGGAGACTCAGGAAGAGGACAAGGCTAAATGA
- the LOC129820041 gene encoding ras-related protein Rab-39B-like encodes MDILWQYQFRIILLGDSTVGKSSLLKRFTDGIYSDVADPTVGVDFYTRSLDIEQGIKIKLQLWDTAGQERFRSITTSYYRNSVGGLLVFDLTNRKTFDHVREWHKEVSEHILPHHMVYILIGHKSDLNKDRKVTRDEAEQLAAEMGIRYVETSAKCNSNVDRAFQLLSRDIYELMKMGEITTRDGWDGVKSGLTTGVLYPGEEDIEVEPREKSCNC; translated from the exons ATGGATATTTTGTGGCAATATCAGTTCAGGATAATTTTGCTCGGAGACTCGACCGTAGGGAAATCGTCTTTGCTGAAGCGGTTTACAGATGGAATTTACAGCGATGTAGCGGATCCAACGGTCGGTGTGGATTTTTATACCCGTTCGTTAGACATTGAGCAAGGGATTAAAATCAAGCTTCAACTGTGGGACACGGCTGGACAGGAACGATTCAG GTCCATCACTACTTCCTACTACCGTAACTCAGTGGGCGGGCTCCTCGTGTTCGACCTGACCAATCGCAAGACCTTCGACCACGTGAGGGAATGGCACAAGGAAGTAAGCGAGCACATTCTGCCGCACCACATGGTCTACATTCTGATTGGCCACAAAAGCGACCTAAACAAGGACCGGAAGGTGACGCGGGACGAGGCTGAGCAGCTGGCGGCGGAGATGGGGATCCGCTATGTGGAGACGTCGGCTAAGTGCAACAGCAACGTGGACCGGGCCTTCCAGCTGCTCAGCAGGGACATCTATGAGCTGATGAAGATGGGGGAGATCACAACGAGGGACGGATGGGATGGGGTGAAGAGCGGCCTCACCACCGGGGTCCTGTACCCGGGCGAAGAGGACATTGAGGTGGAGCCAAGGGAGAAGAGCTGCAACTGCTGA